The following are encoded in a window of Naumovozyma castellii chromosome 10, complete genome genomic DNA:
- the NCAS0J02030 gene encoding uncharacterized protein — protein MPIKITRDGCTPRCTCSELEKRKQLQECASFEEEWRINDYYNIVVSRHPVLCNLFDEIHMLYDGNNEDEKENRDATETGNGGTLRYKTTEVLIIRGPWNRNRHFLFILSDVSKWGLESVVEKKIIEAGGYERLNSILAKEAPPLKSYDPKMDRIYGGEPVPSNQNANLRITSVQSDCSLGENPPAVIMTGTNDILNFPFWDLWQHFYKELKQRGEPATAWQLQRLLIQTNMRVRSSLEEIPYKDLPYKIYQFFSHCNLDVNIDEYARLKLSAIYTYGLGSYSKVWNAIPCGSKFETLSEKVDEEVDTDADIVKVANTLMDDEGITETLGPPVMDDEPPTRHRHTPTKSDESIYASRI, from the coding sequence ATGCCTATCAAGATTACGAGAGACGGATGCACGCCCAGATGCACCTGCTCAGAGTTGGAGAAACGGAAGCAACTCCAAGAGTGTGCGTCGTTTGAAGAAGAGTGGCGTATTAACGACTACTACAACATCGTGGTCTCTAGGCATCCAGTGCTTTGCAACCTCTTCGACGAAATACATATGCTTTATGACGGTAATAACGAGGacgaaaaggaaaatagAGATGCGACTGAAACTGGAAATGGAGGTACTCTACGATACAAGACGACCGAGGTTTTGATAATACGTGGTCCCTGGAACCGGAACAGGCATTTTCTGTTTATACTTTCTGATGTCAGCAAGTGGGGGCTGGAGAGTGTAGTGGAAAAGAAGATCATTGAAGCTGGTGGATATGAGAGGCTCAACTCTATCCTGGCCAAAGAAGCGCCACCCCTAAAGTCCTATGATCCCAAAATGGATCGAATATATGGAGGAGAGCCTGTCCCATCCAATCAAAATGCTAATCTTCGTATTACAAGTGTCCAATCAGACTGCTCGCTAGGTGAGAACCCACCAGCTGTGATTATGACCGGGACGAACGATATACTAAATTTCCCATTTTGGGACCTTTGGCAGCATTTCTATAAAGAATTGAAGCAGAGGGGTGAGCCTGCGACTGCGTGGCAGTTGCAAAGACTGCTCattcaaacaaatatgCGAGTCAGAAGCAGCTTGGAAGAAATTCCTTATAAAGACCTACCttataaaatatatcaatttttttcgCATTGCAATTTAGATGTCAATATAGATGAATATGCAAGGCTCAAATTATCAGCTATCTATACTTATGGGTTGGGAAGTTATTCTAAAGTTTGGAACGCCATTCCGTGTGGGTCCAAGTTCGAAACGTTGTCAGAGAAGGTAGACGAAGAAGTGGACACAGATGCCGATATTGTCAAAGTTGCCAACACCCTCATGGATGACGAAGGCATCACTGAGACATTGGGACCACCTGTGATGGATGACGAACCTCCAACTAGGCATAGGCATACGCCCACAAAGTCCGATGAGAGCATTTATGCTTCCAGGATCTAA
- the NCAS0J02040 gene encoding uncharacterized protein, whose amino-acid sequence MMHPGKQTQTSSVPAPHEQYNCQQQLSTVGMRIRQKIDQGYQFATTNNVTAASLDNTGAPVRDYASMVVPQFNTRLTVPQSNFQPPMLVNQRTVSTSSSLDMFNRQQKNSFEEDDEEILYNRKRRV is encoded by the coding sequence ATGATGCACCCGGGAAAGCAGACCCAGACAAGCAGTGTGCCGGCTCCCCACGAGCAGTACAACTGCCAGCAACAACTAAGTACGGTCGGGATGCGGATAAGACAAAAGATCGACCAGGGCTACCAGTTCGCCACTACAAACAACGTCACGGCCGCCTCCCTCGACAACACAGGGGCCCCAGTGAGAGATTACGCCTCCATGGTCGTTCCTCAGTTCAATACCAGGCTCACTGTCCCACAATCCAATTTCCAGCCGCCCATGTTGGTCAACCAAAGAACGGTCTCGACATCCTCCTCCTTGGACATGTTTAACAGACAACAGAAGAATTCCTTCGAGGAAGATGACGAGGAAATTCTTTACAATAGGAAGAGAAGAGTCTGA
- the NCAS0J02050 gene encoding uncharacterized protein (ancestral locus Anc_4.330), whose product MSALKSFDAFPKTDEEYTKKSTKGGLSTIATYLFLLFIAWSEFGSYFGGFVEQKYVVDNQVREVTEINLDIYVNTTCRLLDVRVFDETKDMRMVSEELSFEDMVFFIPFGVKVNLMNEIVTADIDKILSEAVPAQFGPRVDSREFLNQGTDDVALPLEYSACHIFGSIPVNRVAGEFQITTIDRHQPIENVVDFTHVINEFSFGDFFPYVDNPLDSTAKYVPDEKLTSYQYHLSVVPTIYNKMGVLINTNQYSLSEYHYKNITNANDKNSPGIFIKYNFESLTIIVNDRRLGFTQFLIRLIAILCFVVYMVSWLFRVIDKTLVFLLGPRWSLRYYTDGPQQEGPLKI is encoded by the exons ATGAGTGCCTTGAAAAGTTTTGATGCGTTCC CCAAGactgatgaagaatatacTAAGAAATCTACCAAAGGTGGGTTGAGTACCATAGCAACGTACCTATTTTTGCTTTTCATTGCATGGAGCGAGTTTGGTAGTTATTTTGGTGGATTTGTTGAACAGAAATATGTGGTGGATAATCAAGTGAGAGAAGTCACTGAAATTAACCTAGACATTTATGTTAATACTACTTGTAGACTACTAGATGTTCGTGTCTTTGATGAGACAAAGGATATGAGAATGGTTTCTGAAGAGTTAAGTTTTGAAGATATGGTGTTCTTTATCCCTTTTGGAGTCAAAGTAAACCTTATGAATGAGATTGTCACCGCTGATATTGACAAAATATTAAGTGAAGCTGTACCTGCACAATTCGGCCCCAGAGTCGATTCAAGAGAATTTCTTAATCAAGGGACAGATGATGTTGCACTTCCCCTGGAGTATTCTGCATGCCATATTTTTGGTTCCATCCCAGTTAATCGTGTTGCTGgtgaatttcaaataacaacaatagaTAGACATCAACCTATTGAAAATGTAGTTGATTTTACACATGtgattaatgaattttccTTTGGTGATTTTTTCCCCTACGTTGATAACCCATTGGATAGTACTGCCAAATATGTTCctgatgaaaaattaacatcttatcaatatcatttatCTGTGGTCCCCACCATATATAATAAGATGGGGGTTCTAATAAACACAAATCAATATTCCCTAAGTGAATATCATTACAAGAACATTACAAATGCTAATGATAAGAATTCGCCAGGtatctttatcaaatacAATTTTGAATCCCTAACTATCATTGTCAATGATAGACGTCTTGGATTCACTCAATTTCTAATAAGATTGATTGCCATATTATGCTTCGTTGTATATATGGTCTCGTGGCTGTTTAGAGTAATTGATAAGACATTGGTCTTTCTCTTGGGGCCTAGGTGGTCCTTACGATATTACACAGATGGTCCTCAACAGGAGGGACCTCTCAAAATATAA
- the GMC2 gene encoding Gmc2p (ancestral locus Anc_4.331) — protein sequence MSGAHIDQGVQTEVESIEFKKLAAQWQNEEYTERKKNEVLKNEIMKRIKETTELIEKAEGKVEVFEWDQLYDLSSNILEEYTKNVDSTLNRLDKLYHKQCLWKETAFVIDSHRGATSIGKAEEWMKQKEKHLEYKQVELERSANEIRKTVERLTKEK from the exons ATGTCAGGAGCCCATATAGATCAAGGTGTACAAACAGAAGTTGAATCCattgaattcaaaaaattagCCGCCCAGTGGCAAAATGAAGAATACAcagaaaggaaaaagaatgaagtattaaagaatgaaataatgaaacGAATTAAGGAAACTACTGAATTGATTGAGAAAGCTGAGGGGAAAGTTGAAGTTTTTGAATGGGATCAATTGTATGATTTATCTTCTAATATCCTTGAAGAATATACTAAGAATGTGGATTCTACTTTAAATCGTTTGGACAAATTATACCAT AAACAATGTTTATGGAAGGAAACTGCGTTTGTTATAGATTCCCATAGGGGAGCAACGTCCATTGGTAAAGCTGAGGAATGGATGAAGCAAAAGGAAAAACACTTAGAATATAAGCAAGTTGAATTGGAAAGGTCAGCAAATGAGATAAGGAAAACAGTGGAAAGGTTAACTAAGgagaaataa
- the NCAS0J02070 gene encoding uncharacterized protein (ancestral locus Anc_4.336) has product MNRGNLNENEKIFDGIHSNVESLLYSCLSYKNKITIFLSNSIATMNCFYRILEQDVREIKKSRESPTMAFNPLTINIFSLNSHMRKMFINVQNELKYFDSSVVHSLIQLKTMCGKIKKTINHKERMERKLGSLEHELSLYINYKDVNMGSHQRVEKHRQRTINRISKYNARQKTLSKVLEQNLDVFQQMFRDFLDVWFINYYFTTLRIAATLHGFSWNCPELRKIGLSGCTNGVIDQNLSPISKSNIVECFHENQDLVMGEIENLKITDFLNFM; this is encoded by the coding sequence ATGAACAGAGGTAActtgaatgaaaatgaaaaaatatttgacgGCATTCATTCTAACGTTGAATCTCTACTTTACTCTTGCCTCTCCTATAAGAACAAAATTACGATTTTTCTATCTAATTCTATAGCCACAATGAATTGCTTTTACCGCATACTGGAACAGGACGTCAgagaaattaagaaaagCAGGGAAAGTCCAACAATGGCATTTAACCCTTTAACtatcaatatattttccttAAACAGTCATATGAGAAAAATGTTTATAAATGTGCAGAAcgaattgaaatattttgattctaGCGTGGTACACTCACtaattcaattaaagaCAATGtgtggaaaaattaaaaaaacaattaaTCACAAGGAGAGAATGGAAAGGAAATTAGGCTCTTTGGAACATGAATTAAGTTTATACATTAATTACAAGGATGTAAACATGGGTTCACACCAAAGGGTTGAAAAACATCGTCAAAGAACAATAAATagaatttccaaatataatGCTAGACAAAAAACATTGAGCAAAGTTTTAGAACAAAACTTGGATGTCTTTCAACAAATGTTTAGGGATTTTCTTGATGTTTGGTTcataaattattattttactACTTTAAGAATTGCAGCAACACTACACGGTTTTAGTTGGAATTGTCCTGAGTTAAGGAAAATTGGACTTTCTGGGTGTACTAATGGCGTGATTGACCAAAACCTTTCACCAATTTCTAAGAGTAACATAGTGGAATGTTTCCATGAAAATCAAGACTTGGTGATGGGTGAAATAGAAAACTTAAAGATAACagattttctaaattttaTGTAA
- the VMA6 gene encoding H(+)-transporting V0 sector ATPase subunit d (ancestral locus Anc_4.338) gives MEGIYFNIDNGFIEGVVRGYRNGLLTSNQYINLTQCDTLEDLKLQLSSTDYGNFLSSVSTDALTTSLIQTSASEKLYQEFNYIRNQTSGPTRLFLDYITYSYMIDNVALMITGTIHDRDKSEILQRCHPLGWFDTLPTLTVATDLESLYETVLVDTPLAPYFKDCFNTADELDDLNIEIIRNKLYKAYLQDFYQFVSHQVPEPAREIMQGLLEFEADRRAINIALNSLQSEDIDAGLKRELLPELGKLYPVATEHLAQATDFESVRVALGQVYEYRDILESGNLEDHFYKLEMDLCRDAFTQQFAISTVWAWMKSKEQEVRNITWIAECITQNQRERINNYISVY, from the coding sequence ATGGAGGGAATATACTTTAACATAGACAACGGGTTTATTGAGGGGGTCGTCAGGGGCTACAGAAACGGGCTGCTAACAAGTAACCAATACATTAACTTGACTCAATGTGACactttggaagatttaaaATTGCAACTCTCATCCACAGATTACGGTAATTTCCTTTCTTCGGTCTCCACGGATGCACTCACCACTTCTCTTATCCAAACATCCGCCTCGGAGAAACTTTACCAGGAATTCAACTACATTAGAAACCAAACTTCAGGACCCACACGTCTCTTCCTTGACTATATCACATATAGCTACATGATAGATAATGTGGCTCTTATGATTACGGGGACCATCCATGACCGTGACAAGTCCGAGATTTTACAACGTTGCCACCCATTGGGTTGGTTTGACACATTACCCACTTTAACAGTGGCTACGGATTTGGAATCCCTGTATGAGACAGTGCTGGTGGATACCCCATTAGCAccatatttcaaagattgtTTCAACACCGCggatgaattggatgatttgaatattgaaattattagaaataaattatACAAGGCATATTTGCAAGACTTTTATCAATTCGTCTCTCATCAAGTTCCTGAACCTGCTAGAGAAATTATGCAAGGTTTGTTGGAATTCGAAGCGGATAGAAGGGCTATTAATATTGCTTTGAATTCTTTGCAAAGTGAAGATATCGATGCCGgtttgaaaagagaattatTACCTGAATTGGGTAAATTGTACCCTGTGGCTACAGAACATTTAGCTCAGGCTACCGATTTTGAATCCGTGAGAGTGGCTCTGGGACAAGTTTATGAATATAGAGATATCTTGGAATCAggaaatttggaagatcatttttataaattggaaatggATTTGTGTAGAGACGCCTTTACCCAACAATTCGCCATTAGTACGGTTTGGGCTTGGATGAAATCTAAGGAACAAGAAGTGAGAAATATTACTTGGATTGCTGAATGTATTACTCAGaatcaaagagaaagaataaataattatatcTCTGTCTATTAG
- the RPL6B gene encoding 60S ribosomal protein eL6 (ancestral locus Anc_4.341), whose protein sequence is MSAQPAPKWYPSEDVSAQKKTRKASRPQKLRASLVPGTVLILLAGRFRGKRVVYLKHLEDNTLLVSGPFKINGVPLRRVNAKYVIATSTKVAVDTVDVAKFNVEYFAKEKLTKKQKKEANLFPEQQVKEIKTERVEDQKIVDKALLAEIKKTPLLKQYLAASFSLKNGDKPHLLKF, encoded by the coding sequence ATGAGTGCTCAACCAGCCCCAAAGTGGTACCCATCCGAAGATGTCTCTGCCCAAAAGAAGACTAGAAAGGCTTCCCGTCCACAAAAGTTACGTGCCTCTTTGGTCCCAGGTACCGTCTTGATCCTATTAGCCGGCCGTTTCAGAGGTAAGAGAGTCGTCTACTTGAAGCATTTGGAAGACAACACTTTGTTGGTCTCCGGTCCATTCAAGATCAACGGTGTCCCATTGAGAAGAGTCAACGCCAAGTACGTCATTGCCACTTCCACTAAGGTTGCTGTCGACACCGTCGACGTTGCCAAGTTCAACGTGGAATACTTTGCCAAGGAAAAATTGACCAAGAAGCAAAAGAAGGAAGCTAACTTGTTCCCAGAACAACAAGTCAAGGAAATCAAGACTGAACGTGTGGAAGACCAAAAAATCGTCGACAAGGCTTTGTTGGCTGAAATCAAGAAGACTCCATTGTTGAAGCAATACTTGGCTGCCTCCTTCTCCTTGAAGAACGGTGACAAGCCACATTTATTGAA